ATGACACCGGGTCATGCGCTGCCGGAGGGATCCGCCCAAATCGAGCAATTCGCCCGAAGCCGACGATTGGTCTACGAGGGATGGCCCAACCCTGGCTGGTTCGCGGCTTGGGAGCCCTTCGACACCATGGTCAGCGCGGAGGGCTACCTCAACAGCGTTTCCTGGTCCCTGCCCCCATCGACCGTCACGGTGGCCGAGCCGTGGCTGGCCCCGCTGGACTCCGAACCCCTCGACCGCACCCTGCTAGCGTTCATCGCGCATCCCGCTCTGGTCAGACGCGCCGCCGCGCGCGCGGGTGAACACTTCAACACCCGCGTCAGCTACATCGAGAATCCGCCAGCACCGACCGTCCAGATTGGCGATCCAGCCTGGGACGCGCATTTCGTGACCTTGGCGGCGTCCCCCACCGAAGCCGCCGCCGCCATTCCACAGGCGGCCCGCCGCCTGCTCGTGTCCTGGAACTTCCAGGGTCACCTCGAAGTTCGACCTGGCGGAATCGTCGTGCACTTCGCCGGTACCCGACCGACGCCAGAGCATCTCAATCGCCTGGCCAACGCCATCCCCACGCTCTTGCGCGCCTTCGTCGCTTGAATTGGTGCGCAGCATTTTGAGCTATGCTCTGAGCGATGCAGCGCATCTTGGTCGTGGAAGACGAGCCCGCCATCCTGGAGAGCGTGGCCTACGCCTTGAAGCGGGATGGCTACACAGTCACGGGAGCGGGCACCGTGGCCGAGGCGGAGCGCGCCATCGAGGAAGCGGACTTGGTCGTTCTCGACCTGATGCTCCCAGACGGCAGTGGCTTCGACTTCATTGGCAAGGTGCGGCGCGACGGGCTCTCCACCCCCGTCATCGTGCTTTCGAGTCGCGACGGCGAAGCGGATCGCGTTGCCGCCCTGGAGACAGGAGCCGACGACTACGTCACCAAGCCATTTTCACCGCGAGAGGTCGTCGCGCGCGTTCGTGCGGTACTCCGCCGAGTGGGCGGACAAAGCCAGGGCACAGGGCCCGGCAGCGGCGATCTGCCGTTGACGCTCGACGAGGCCACCCGACGCGCGAAGGTCAACGGCATTGCACTGGATCTGACGCGGGTCGAGTTCGACCTTCTGGGCAGCCTGCTCGAAAGCCCCGGACGCGTCTATACCCGGGCACAGTTGATCGACCGCGTGTGGGGCGACGGCTTCGCCATCAGCGACCGCACCATCGACAGCCACGTGAAGGCCTTGCGGCGCAAGGTGACCGAGGCGGGTGGCAACTCCGGGCTCATCGAAACCGTGCGAGGCGTCGGCTACCGAGTGACCGATACGCCCACGGGTGGTGAAAGCGAGCCGTGATACGGCTGATCGTCGTCGCCGCGGCGGCCATCGGACTGATTCTCTTCGCAGCCTTCGTGATCTCGAGACTGCTCGAGACGCGAACCCGCGGAATGTCGATCCGGATGCAGGTGTTCCTCGCGCTGGCCGCGATCGTGGGCGCCTTCGCCTTCGGGCTCGGGGTGATGGTGATCGACCGCATCGAAGCGCGTGCCGTGCGGTTGGCGACCCAAGCAGCCACCGACGAGGCTGCAGCGATTGCCGGCCTGCTCGCCGGTGAGATGCAGCGCACGGGAACCGGCATCGACAAAGTGGCGGAACGCATGGGGCAGGAGCAGGCCCGCGGGGCGGATTTGCGCCTGGAACTCTTGGACGCCGACTCCCGCGTGATCTTCCCACCAGGCTCGGAGTCCTCCAAAGGAGAACCCGGCACCGTGAGCGTCGATGCTCCCATTCTGCACGATGGCGCGGTCGTGGGCGCGGTGCGCGTGGTCAAACCCACGGTCGTGATGCGACGGTTGCTCGCGGACTTCGCGCCCACGGTGTTGGTGATCAGTCTGGTGCTGGGCGCAGCCGCGGCCATCGCGGCCGCTGCGATTGGCCGCAGCATCGCGCGCCCCTTGGAACGCTTGAGCGGGTTCGCCGAGAGCGTCAGCGCAGGCGAGCGCACCGCGGCTCCCCCGGCGACTTGGGGACGAGAAGTCACTCACTTGAGTCGCTCCATCGACTCGATGCGTCGACAACTCGAGGGGCGCCCTTTCGTGGAGGCCTTCGCTGCAGATCTGAGCCACGAGTTGAAGAACCCAGTTGCCGCCATTCGCGCCAGTGCGGAAGTCTTGGAAGAGAGCGCCCTGGACGAACCCGAAGAGGCGCGGCGCTTCTTGAGCAGGATTCGCGAATCCACCGAGCGCATCGAGCGGCTCCTCGGCGATCTGCTGAGTTTGGCGCGCATCGAAGCGCGCGGCATCGAAGATCTCACCCAGGTGGACCTCGGGCAGTTGGCGCGACGTATTGCGGAGCAACTGGACGCTGGCGGAGAACGGCTCGAACTGACGTCGACGGGCGATACGCGTGTGCGTGGCGACGAGGCCTGGTTGGCGCGCGCGCTGTCGAACCTGATTCAGAACGCGTTGATTCACGGCCAAGACGGAGAGCGGGTGCAGGTCAAGATCGAGCGCACTCCCGACGGAGTATCCGCCAGCGTACAGAGCAGCGGCGCCGTTCCGAAACACGTGCGCAAGAATCTGTTCCGTCGCTTCGTGACGACGCGATCGGACAAGGGCGGCACGGGGCTGGGGCTCGCCATCGTACGCGCCGTAGCGGAGTCCCACGGTGGCCAGGCGCGGTTGCCTGAGCCAGGTCCGCCCACGGTCCGTTTCGAGTTGGTGCTGCCCCCGGCGGTGACCGGCGCCCGTGAGCAGTTGTTGAAAAGGGCTGGGGACCGATCCGAGAGCCGGCCGAGTAATCCAGCAATTTCCAGCAGTTAGAGCGTGGTCGCGGGAGCGAACTCGTTTCTCCACGAAACCTCCACACACGCTGCGCGCTCCCCACGCTTGGCTATGCGACCCCTTTGGCTGGGACGAGTGTCCCACCCAACCAAGAAGTGAACATGAGCAAGCTACAGATCCCCCGCCACGTGGCGATCATCATGGACGGCAATGGCCGCTGGGCCGAGGCGCGACATCTCGAGCGGGTCGAAGGTCACGCCGAAGGAGCGCGGGCCGTTCGCGATGCCGTGGAAACCGCGGCGCGCATCGGCGTCGAGTACTTGACCCTGTACGCCTTCAGCATCGCGAACTGGGCGCGTCCGCGGCGCGAGGTAGAAGCGCTGATGCGCCTACTGGTCGACTTCGCCGCAAAGGAACGTTCGGAGCTGCGCAGCTTGGGCATCCGCGTCAACGTCATTGGTCAGCTCGAGGATCTGCCAACCGGCACCCGGCACGCGGTCGAGGACTTGATCGAGTACACCGCCGACGGAGAGAAGATGACGTTGACCCTGGCGCTGTCCTACGGCGGCCGCCAAGACATCGTCGAAGCTGCGCGCGCCCTAGCCGTGCGCGCACGTGCGGGGCTCGTCCTGCCCGAAGAGATCGACGAGTCATTCTTTCACCGCGAGATGACCACGCGCACCTTGCCAGACGTGGACTTGCTGATCCGAACCGGCGGCGAGACACGGGTGAGCGACTTCTTGCTGTTCGAATCGGCGTACGCCGAACTGGTGTTCCTGCCCATCATGTGGCCCGAGTTCATGCCCCAGACCCTGATCGACGCCATCGAGCACTACTCGCGTCGTGAACGTCGCTTTGGCCGCACCTCGGCGCAGGTCAAGGATGGGACCAACGCGGCGTTCGATCCCCTAGACCCCGTCGCCTGATTCCCGTACATCTCTGCGGTGGGTGTGCCGCCTCCCATCGCCGGTCGTTTCGAACTGCAAGAGCGCGCCGGCGTTGGCGGCATGGGGGCAGTGTTTCGCGCGCTGGACCGGGAGACGGGACTCACCGTCGCCCTCAAGCTGCTGCATCCCGGACAAGCTAGAGAGCGCTTTCTGCGCGAGGCGGATGTGCTGGCTACGCTTCAGCACGACGCCATCGTGAACTACGTCGCGCACGGCGAGACAGCCCGCGGCCAATTGTTCCTGGCCATGGAGTGGTTGGAGGGCCACACCCTGGCGGACGTCTTGTCGCGTCGACGACTGACCTTCGCCGAGGCGTGGGTGCTCGCGCAGCGAGTGGCATCCGGTTTGGCCGCGGCGCACCGCGAGGGCGTCGTCCATCGCGACATCAAGCCCAGCAACTTGTTTCTGCCCGAAGGACAACTGGAGCGGGCGAAGATCATCGACTTCGGCGTGGCCCGCCGGCCCTTCGATCCCATGCTGACGGAAGTGGGGCTTTTGATCGGCACCCTGGCCTATATGTCGCCCGAGCAGGCATCCGGAGAGCGGAACCCTGAACCGAGTTCGGACGTGTTTTCCCTGGGCTCGCTCTTGTTTCGCGCCTTGACCGGGGAAAACCCCTTCGTGGGCGAGGATGCAACCGCCATCCTAGCCAAGATTCTCCTCGACGAGCCGCCCCGCA
The nucleotide sequence above comes from Polyangiaceae bacterium. Encoded proteins:
- the uppS gene encoding polyprenyl diphosphate synthase, whose product is MSKLQIPRHVAIIMDGNGRWAEARHLERVEGHAEGARAVRDAVETAARIGVEYLTLYAFSIANWARPRREVEALMRLLVDFAAKERSELRSLGIRVNVIGQLEDLPTGTRHAVEDLIEYTADGEKMTLTLALSYGGRQDIVEAARALAVRARAGLVLPEEIDESFFHREMTTRTLPDVDLLIRTGGETRVSDFLLFESAYAELVFLPIMWPEFMPQTLIDAIEHYSRRERRFGRTSAQVKDGTNAAFDPLDPVA
- a CDS encoding response regulator transcription factor produces the protein MQRILVVEDEPAILESVAYALKRDGYTVTGAGTVAEAERAIEEADLVVLDLMLPDGSGFDFIGKVRRDGLSTPVIVLSSRDGEADRVAALETGADDYVTKPFSPREVVARVRAVLRRVGGQSQGTGPGSGDLPLTLDEATRRAKVNGIALDLTRVEFDLLGSLLESPGRVYTRAQLIDRVWGDGFAISDRTIDSHVKALRRKVTEAGGNSGLIETVRGVGYRVTDTPTGGESEP
- a CDS encoding histidine kinase dimerization/phospho-acceptor domain-containing protein; amino-acid sequence: MIRLIVVAAAAIGLILFAAFVISRLLETRTRGMSIRMQVFLALAAIVGAFAFGLGVMVIDRIEARAVRLATQAATDEAAAIAGLLAGEMQRTGTGIDKVAERMGQEQARGADLRLELLDADSRVIFPPGSESSKGEPGTVSVDAPILHDGAVVGAVRVVKPTVVMRRLLADFAPTVLVISLVLGAAAAIAAAAIGRSIARPLERLSGFAESVSAGERTAAPPATWGREVTHLSRSIDSMRRQLEGRPFVEAFAADLSHELKNPVAAIRASAEVLEESALDEPEEARRFLSRIRESTERIERLLGDLLSLARIEARGIEDLTQVDLGQLARRIAEQLDAGGERLELTSTGDTRVRGDEAWLARALSNLIQNALIHGQDGERVQVKIERTPDGVSASVQSSGAVPKHVRKNLFRRFVTTRSDKGGTGLGLAIVRAVAESHGGQARLPEPGPPTVRFELVLPPAVTGAREQLLKRAGDRSESRPSNPAISSS